The Lycium barbarum isolate Lr01 chromosome 9, ASM1917538v2, whole genome shotgun sequence genome has a segment encoding these proteins:
- the LOC132609331 gene encoding uncharacterized protein LOC132609331 → MGYFRSSVPTTHSNGATQPDLWPLKSIWKSKAHVSIWKSKAHFLSSLRLNTLSSLWQKTLLHIPGSILVQSRCLCNFLRIWRLQFTRQYVLGLKTSNKLTICLSCY, encoded by the exons ATGGGGTATTTTCGGTCAAGTGTTCCTACAACTCACTCTAATGGTGCTACCCAGCCAGATCTTTGGCCATTGAAGTCCATATGGAAGAGTAAAGCTCATGTAAGCATATGGAAGAGTAAAGCTCAT TTTCTCAGCTCCTTGCGGCTAAACACTCTCAGCTCCTTGTGGCAAAAGACTCTCCTTCATATTCCAG GGAGCATACTTGTACAAAGCCGATGCTTGTGTAACTTCTTGAG GATTTGGAGACTACAGTTTACAAGACAATATGTGCTAGGTTTGAAGACTTCAAACAAGTTGACGATTTGTTTATCATGTTACTAG